In Strongyloides ratti genome assembly S_ratti_ED321, scaffold srae_chrx_scaffold0000002, a single window of DNA contains:
- a CDS encoding Astacin-like metalloendopeptidase — MKFLIHIWFLFLFNYISEAISISHNLKLDKNFKTESYVNVKKIIKRDILLNRLKSWNVSGIQYYVKPPVNETNVDKAIEYIQNNTCIKFIKMNKVFSNKQGLIFINHTGCASRIGLVNLRRPQPISLSRACYSRVGYILHEIGHALGLPHEQSRSDRDDYVTINFTNIISGSQGNFNKIVKDLYKNFSTQYDYSSLMHYAPKDFAKNRRIPVIKSNLHEAYERAMGNRKKMTFNEIKQLNLCHCKKCTCATKNGVRRKNKTVKCMNGGYANYNDCKKCICPTGFTGTLCDEIEKGDTSCPANKYEVKSEEK; from the exons atgaaatttttaatacatatttggtttctttttttatttaattatatttcagAAGCG ATTTCTATATCTCATAATTTGAAATTAgataagaattttaaaacag aaagttatgtaaatgttaaaaaaattataaaaagggatatattattaaatcgTTTGAAGTCATGGAATGTAAGCGGAATACAATATTATGTTAAACCACCAGTTAATGAAACTAATGTTGATAAAGCAATTGAATATATTCAAAACAATacttgtataaaatttataaaaatgaataaggttttttctaataagcagggtttaatttttataaatcataCAGGTTGTGCATCTCGCATTGGACTTGTAAATTTAAGAAGACCACAGCCTATTTCATTATCTAGAGCTTGTTATTCAAGAGTTGGATATATTTTACATGAAATTGGACATGCATTAGGATTACCACATGAACAATCACGAAGTGATAGAGATGATTATGTgacaattaattttactaatatAATAAGTGGTAGTCAAggcaattttaataaaatcgTAAAAgatctttataaaaatttttcaacacAATACGACTATAGCTCTTTGATGCATTATGCACCAAAGGATTTTGCTAAAAATAGACGCATTCCAGTAATAAAATCTAATTTACACGAAGCATATGAGAGGGCTATGggtaatagaaaaaaaatgacatttaatgaaattaagCAATTAAATTTATGCCATTGTAAAAAATGTACTTGCGCTACAAAAAATGGTGTAAGAAGAAAAAACAAAACAGTAAAGTGTATGAATGGTGGTTATGCAAATTATAATGATTGTAAAAAATGCATTTGTCCAACGGGATTTACAGGAACGTTATGCGATGAAATAGAAAAAGGTGACACAAGTTGTCCTGCTAATAAATATGAAGTTAAATCTGAAGAAAAAG
- a CDS encoding Astacin-like metalloendopeptidase — protein sequence MKFLKHIWFLFLFVYISETIFVTHNLKLDKNFKTESYANVKKIIKRDILFNRSKSWNVSGIQYYVQPPVNEANVNKAIEFIQNNTCIKFIKMNDIFYKKQGLIFKNDTTCSSSIGLVNSNKPQVITLSRNCYLTVGYILHEIGHALGLIHEQSRRDRDYYVEINFKNIKSDNHKNFHKLVRDIYKNFSTQYDYNALMHYAQKSFAINTKIPVIKSKLHEAHEKVMGNRKKMTFNEIKQINLRHCNKCNWVTNNGLRTKKNTAAKCINGGYPDYNNCKKCICPTGYTGTLCNEIEKSDNGCPDNTYEAKSEEKCIIMLGKKKCYIFLKANRGKKIKLQFISIAKKKRNTCDEETSNEIKYFLDKGSTGLLLCNNHWLLNLTSQSNSVLITYRGQTEDDLFAFSFCETTK from the exons atgaaatttttaaaacatatttggtttctttttttatttgtttatatttcaGAAACG ATTTTTGTAActcataatttaaaattagataagaattttaaaacag aaagttatgcaaatgttaaaaaaattataaaaagggatattttatttaatcgCTCGAAGTCATGGAATGTAAGCGGAATACAATATTATGTTCAACCACCAGTTAATGAAGCTAATGTTAATAAAGCAATTGAATTTATTCAAAACAATacttgtataaaatttataaaaatgaatgacatattttataaaaagcagggtttaatttttaaaaatgatacaaCTTGTTCATCTAGCATTGGACTTGTAAATTCAAACAAACCACAGGTTATTACATTATCTagaaattgttatttaacTGTTGGATATATTTTACATGAAATTGGACATGCATTAGGATTAATACATGAACAATCACGAAGAGATAGAGATTATTATGtggaaattaattttaaaaatataaaaagtgataatcacaaaaattttcataaactCGTACgtgatatttataaaaatttttcaacacAATACGACTATAACGCTTTGATGCATTATGCACAAAAGAGTTTTGCTATAAATACCAAAATTCCAGTAATAAAATCTAAATTACATGAAGCACATGAGAAAGTTATGggtaatagaaaaaaaatgacatttaatgaaattaagCAAATAAATTTACGCCATTGTAATAAGTGTAATTGGGTTACAAACAATGGTttaagaacaaaaaaaaatacagcAGCAAAGTGTATAAATGGCGGTTATCCagattataataattgtaaaaaatgcATTTGTCCAACGGGATATACAGGAACGTTATGCAATGAAATAGAAAAAAGTGATAATGGATGTCCTGATAATACATATGAAGCTAAATCTGaagaaaaatgtataataatgttaggtaaaaaaaaatgctacATTTTCTTAAAAGCAAATcgaggaaaaaaaattaaattacaatttatttccattgctaaaaaaaaaagaaatacatGTGATGAAGAAACCtctaatgaaataaaatattttttggatAAAGGTAGCACTGGATTACTTTTATGTAACAATCATTGGCTTTTAAATCTTACATCGCAAAGTAATTCTGTTCTTATAACGTATAGAGGACAAACAGAAGATGACCTATTTGCATTTTCATTTTGTGAAACAacaaaataa
- a CDS encoding Astacin-like metalloendopeptidase produces the protein MKFLIHIWFLFLFIFISETISISHNLKLNKNFKTESYVNVKKIIKRDILLNRLKSWNVSGIQYYVQPPVNETNVDKAIEFIQNNTCIKFIKMKTEFKNKQGLIFKSGSGCSSYIGLLYLKKPQPISLAKYCYSTVGYILHEIGHALGLPHEQSRSDRDDYVTINFTNIIKGTQSNFKKIVNDLYKNFSTQYDFNSMMHYRPRDFAINTRISVIKSKLHEAHDKVMGSRKKMTFNDIKQLNLCHCKKCTCPTKNGVRRKKNTAKCMNGGYANYNDCKKCICPTGFTGTLCDEIEKGDTSCPSNTYEAKSKEEGIVLSGKKKCYIFLKANQKKKIKLQIISITKIKRNICDEETSNEIKYFLDKGSTGLLLCNNYWLLNITSQSNSVLIAYRGQTENDALSFSFRETN, from the exons atgaaatttttaatacatatttggtttctttttttatttatttttatttcagaAACG ATTTCTATATctcataatttaaaattaaataagaattttaaaacag aaagttatgtaaatgttaaaaaaattataaaaagggatatattattaaatcgTTTGAAGTCATGGAATGTAAGCGGAATACAATATTATGTTCAACCACCAGTTAATGAAACTAATGTTGATAAAGCAATTGAATTTATTCAAAACAATacttgtataaaatttataaaaatgaaaactgaatttaaaaataagcagggtttaatttttaaaagtggTTCAGGTTGTTCATCTTACATTGggcttttatatttaaaaaaaccaCAGCCTATTTCATTAgctaaatattgttattcaACAGTTGGATATATTTTACATGAAATTGGACATGCATTAGGATTACCACATGAACAATCACGAAGTGATAGAGATGATTATGTgacaattaattttactaatataataaaaggtACTCAAagcaattttaaaaaaatcgtAAATgatctttataaaaatttttcaacacAATACGACTTTAACTCTATGATGCATTATAGACCAAGGGATTTTGCTATAAATACCAGAATATCAGTAATAAAATCTAAATTACACGAAGCACATGACAAGGTTATGGgtagtagaaaaaaaatgacatttaatgatattaagCAATTAAATTTATGCCATTGTAAAAAATGTACTTGCCCTACAAAAAATGGTgtaagaagaaaaaaaaatacagcAAAGTGTATGAATGGTGGTTATGCAAATTATAATGACTGTAAAAAATGCATTTGTCCAACAGGATTTACAGGAACGTTATGCGATGAAATAGAAAAAGGTGACACAAGTTGTCCTAGTAATACATACGAAGCTAAATCTAAAGAAGAAGGTATAGTACTGtcaggtaaaaaaaaatgctacattttcttaaaagcaaatcaaaaaaaaaaaataaaattacaaataatttccattactaaaataaaaagaaatatatgtGATGAAGAAACCtctaatgaaataaaatattttttggatAAAGGTAGTACTGGATTACTTTTATGTAACAATTATTggcttttaaatattacatcGCAAAGTAATTCTGTTCTTATAGCGTATAGAGGACAAACAGAAAATGATGCactttctttttcatttagggaaacaaattaa
- a CDS encoding Astacin-like metalloendopeptidase, which produces MKFLKHIWFLFLFIYISKTISISHNLKLDKNIKTESYVNVKKIVKRDILFGRYNSWNVNGIQYYVQPPVSENNVDKAIEFIQNNTCIKFKKMNMKFNDKQGLIFISGRSCSSYIGLEKSNKPQYITLSKACYSKVKHILHEIGHALGLIHEQSRRDRNDYVTINFNNIIKGSQKNFYKVVHDRYKNFSTQYDFNALMHYRPTNFAKNTRIPIIKSKLYEAYDKVMGNRKRMTFNEIKQINLCHCKKCTCATKNSVRRKKNTAKCMNGGYADYKDCTKCICPTGYTGTLCNEIEKGDTNCPDNTYVAKSKEEYIILSGQKKCYIFLTANRGKKIKLQLISLNKKRRNICDDETSSEIKYFLDKGSTGLLLCNSYWLLNITSQSNSVLIAYRGQTEDEFLSFSFSETN; this is translated from the exons atgaaatttttaaaacatatttggtttctttttttatttatttatatttcaaaaacg ATTTCTATATctcataatttaaaattagataagaatattaaaacag aaagttatgtaaatgttaaaaaaattgtaaaaaggGATATATTATTTGGTCGTTATAACTCATGGAATGTTAACGGAATACAATATTATGTTCAACCACCAGTTAGTGAAAATAATGTTGATAAAGCAATTGAATTTATTCAAAACAATacttgtataaaatttaaaaaaatgaatatgaaatttaatgataagcagggtttaatttttataagtgGTAGAAGTTGTTCATCTTACATTGGACTTGAAAAATCAAACAAACCACAGTATATTACATTATCTAAAGCTTGTTATTCAAAagttaaacatattttacaTGAAATTGGACATGCATTAGGATTGATACATGAACAATCACGAAGAGATAGAAATGATTATGtgacaattaattttaataatataataaaaggtagtcaaaaaaatttttataaagtcgTACATGAtcgttataaaaatttttcaacacAATACGACTTTAACGCTTTGATGCATTATAGACCAACAAATTTTGCTAAAAATACCAGAATTCCAATAATAAAATCTAAATTATACGAAGCATATGATAAGGTTATGGGTAATAGAAAAAGAATGacatttaatgaaattaagCAAATAAATTTATGCCATTGTAAAAAATGTACTTGCGCTACAAAAAATAGTgtaagaagaaaaaaaaatacagcAAAGTGTATGAATGGCGGTTATGCAGATTATAAGGATTGTACAAAATGCATTTGTCCAACGGGATATACAGGAACGTTATGCAATGAAATAGAAAAAGGTGACACAAATTGTCCTGATAATACATATGTAGCTAAATCTAAAGaagaatatataatactGTCAGGTCAAAAAAAATGCTACATTTTCTTAACAGCAAATcgaggaaaaaaaattaaattacaattaatttcccttaataaaaaaagaagaaatatatGTGATGATGAAACCTCCagtgaaataaaatattttttggatAAAGGAAGCACTGGATTACTTTTATGTAACAGTTATTggcttttaaatattacatcGCAAAGTAATTCTGTTCTTATAGCGTATAGAGGACAAACAGAAGATGAGTTCctttcattttcatttagtgaaacaaattaa